The following coding sequences are from one Haliotis asinina isolate JCU_RB_2024 chromosome 3, JCU_Hal_asi_v2, whole genome shotgun sequence window:
- the LOC137277073 gene encoding uncharacterized protein isoform X1 → MGTDCTMRLLSILLLVTGSHVMSWDPDAGLIGSYTKRPGAKVIASSNQKDADLVIDNKDGTHWTSEGCLPTQYISHADLNVLLNACQKGHCSSSSDASGIATATDGNWGTAFRANVVNGKAELHIKLGNDAPLRFVTLQGSFGGQATLTVDHANDHKTVKVMDTKDDYHKETLPLNNATASGISITSNKAFSIQEIGALGILGCVDRLIVDLGTVETLGSIRVRSWPGTETYYSRLLTSLDMKNWHKITDINPKIIDAQLFKINPPVRARYVAVEHDIHTEDWVKSFVWELDAFGTDGNWGPSPPPKPNTRSLHQMFGVNGIWGWGSRGPSVNLKPGQGAYLYDQVASHARNYHQLGWDVKEPGNRAGYDQMAQGHGTNAQPWVNWDTEYNIWVKANLSVDASIQFKADKYPPNVWKNPKQDAYQFGKDFAAHFGPTKGNGLIAAAEVGNEPWDYLHDFYATILEGMAKGLKDGDPGITVLPAAFQAHDKTAETPPWHANYIGTRVTEAIAPYIDVLNEHVYSFVKLPNRTRIMSHPEHPLSEFNSMKNMIRWRDVNMPNTPVWITEYGWDCPGAGETCSYSECVSERAASVYGIRALLIMARLGIERATWFFYANLDKAECSPSAQHIFCRSGLTGSKEVSFAKKKVFDIHKYFLDYVGKTHFLHVVREDSDAYVYLLGDMKHGSGTPMATHVVAWRPVNGDDTSSQSVSVNLRAQPKSAKYISPDGLITAPTPSSSGGRWVVSLKSEPIIVEVSSFAVGGEVSPVG, encoded by the exons ATGGGG ACTGATTGCACCATGCGTCTCCTTTCCATCCTCTTGTTAGTGACAGGCAGTCACGTGATGAGTTGGGATCCTGATGCGGGTCTGATTGGTTCATACACAAAACGTCCTGGAGCAAAGGTCATTGCCTCATCCAATCAGAAAGATGCTGATTTGGTAATAGATAACAAAGATGGCACCCATTGGACTTCAGAAGGTTGTTTACCAACGCAATACATTTCTCATGCAGACTTGAATGTTTTGTTAAACGCCTGTCAGAAAGGTCATTGTTCCAGCTCGTCGGATGCTTCAGGAATAGCTACCGCTACCGATGGAAACTGGGGTACAGCATTTAGAGCTAACGTTGTAAATGGCAAAGCTGAGCTTCATATCAAACTTGGGAATGATGCTCCTCTTCGGTTCGTAACGTTGCAGGGGAGTTTTGGTGGCCAGGCGACCTTGACCGTTGATCATGCCAATGACCATAAAACAGTGAAGGTCATGGACACAAAGGATGACTATCATAAAGAGACACTGCCCCTGAATAATGCCACTGCATCTGGAATTTCAATAACTTCAAACAAGGCTTTCTCCATTCAAGAGATAGGTGCTCTTGGTATTTTAGGATGTGTGGATCGTTTGATAGTAGACCTTGGTACAGTGGAGACTCTTGGATCTATAAGGGTTCGGTCCTGGCCTGGAACAGAGACATATTATTCAAGACTGTTGACATCGCTTGACATGAAGAACTGGCATAAAATTACCGACATCAACCCCAAAATTATTGACGCACAGTTGTTCAAGATAAATCCACCTGTTCGGGCCAGGTATGTTGCTGTTGAACACGACATTCACACTGAAGATTGGGTTAAATCCTTTGTCTGGGAGCTTGACGCTTTTGGGACTGACGGAAACTGGGGACCATCCCCTCCACCTAAACCGAATaccagatctcttcaccagatGTTTGGTGTCAATGGCATCTGGGGATGGGGGTCTAGAGGCCCTAGTGTGAATTTAAAGCCGGGTCAAGGCGCTTACCTGTACGATCAAGTGGCCTCTCACGCCAGGAACTATCACCAGCTCGGTTGGGATGTGAAGGAACCTGGCAACAGGGCTGGTTATGATCAAATGGCTCAAGGACATGGGACCAACGCCCAGCCTTGGGTCAACTGGGATACGGAGTACAATATTTGGGTCAAGGCTAATCTGTCCGTTGATGCTTCCATTCAGTTCAAGGCTGATAAGTACCCTCCAAATGTATGGAAAAACCCAAAACAAGACGCGTATCAGTTTGGCAAAGATTTTGCTGCCCATTTCGGACCTACGAAAGGCAATGGTCTCATCGCAGCAGCAGAAGTTGGAAATGAGCCTTGGGATTATCTCCATGATTTTTACGCTACGATTCTTGAAGGAATGGCGAAAGGTCTCAAAGATGGAGACCCAGGAATCACGGTCTTACCTGCTGCGTTTCAGGCGCATGACAAAACTGCCGAAACCCCTCCATGGCATGCGAACTACATCGGAACAAGGGTGACGGAGGCAATAGCTCCTTACATTGACGTCCTGAATGAACATGTGTACAGCTTTGTAAAGCTGCCAAATCGTACACGTATTATGTCTCATCCTGAGCATCCCTTGAGTGAGTTCAACAGCATGAAGAATATGATCCGATGGCGAGACGTGAACATGCCCAACACTCCAGTCTGGATCACCGAGTACGGTTGGGACTGCCCTGGGGCTGGAGAAACCTGTTCCTACTCCGAGTGTGTGTCTGAGCGGGCGGCATCAGTGTACGGCATCCGGGCTCTTTTGATTATGGCCAGACTGG GTATTGAGAGGGCGACATGGTTTTTCTATGCCAACCTGGATAAGGCGGAATGTAGTCCTTCAGCCCAGCACATCTTCTGCCGTAGCGGGCTCACAGGATCCAAAGAGGTCAGCTTTGCGAAGAAGAAAGTCTTTGACATCCACAAGTACTTCCTTGACTACGTTGGCAAAACCCATTTCCTGCATGTTGTTAGAGAGGACAGTGACGCTTATGTCTATCTCCTTGGTGACATGAAACATGGCTCTGGGACTCCCATGGCAACTCACGTGGTAGCTTGGCGACCTGTCAATGGTGACGACACTTCCTCTCAGTCTGTTTCCGTAAACCTTCGGGCTCAGCCCAAGTCGGCCAAATACATCAGCCCTGATGGTCTGATCACGGCCCCAACACCATCGTCCAGCGGTGGACgctgggtggtcagtctcaaGTCGGAACCTATTATAGTGGAGGTCAGCAGCTTTGCTGTAGGTGGAGAAGTCAGTCCTGTTGGGTAA
- the LOC137277073 gene encoding uncharacterized protein isoform X2, whose product MRLLSILLLVTGSHVMSWDPDAGLIGSYTKRPGAKVIASSNQKDADLVIDNKDGTHWTSEGCLPTQYISHADLNVLLNACQKGHCSSSSDASGIATATDGNWGTAFRANVVNGKAELHIKLGNDAPLRFVTLQGSFGGQATLTVDHANDHKTVKVMDTKDDYHKETLPLNNATASGISITSNKAFSIQEIGALGILGCVDRLIVDLGTVETLGSIRVRSWPGTETYYSRLLTSLDMKNWHKITDINPKIIDAQLFKINPPVRARYVAVEHDIHTEDWVKSFVWELDAFGTDGNWGPSPPPKPNTRSLHQMFGVNGIWGWGSRGPSVNLKPGQGAYLYDQVASHARNYHQLGWDVKEPGNRAGYDQMAQGHGTNAQPWVNWDTEYNIWVKANLSVDASIQFKADKYPPNVWKNPKQDAYQFGKDFAAHFGPTKGNGLIAAAEVGNEPWDYLHDFYATILEGMAKGLKDGDPGITVLPAAFQAHDKTAETPPWHANYIGTRVTEAIAPYIDVLNEHVYSFVKLPNRTRIMSHPEHPLSEFNSMKNMIRWRDVNMPNTPVWITEYGWDCPGAGETCSYSECVSERAASVYGIRALLIMARLGIERATWFFYANLDKAECSPSAQHIFCRSGLTGSKEVSFAKKKVFDIHKYFLDYVGKTHFLHVVREDSDAYVYLLGDMKHGSGTPMATHVVAWRPVNGDDTSSQSVSVNLRAQPKSAKYISPDGLITAPTPSSSGGRWVVSLKSEPIIVEVSSFAVGGEVSPVG is encoded by the exons ATGCGTCTCCTTTCCATCCTCTTGTTAGTGACAGGCAGTCACGTGATGAGTTGGGATCCTGATGCGGGTCTGATTGGTTCATACACAAAACGTCCTGGAGCAAAGGTCATTGCCTCATCCAATCAGAAAGATGCTGATTTGGTAATAGATAACAAAGATGGCACCCATTGGACTTCAGAAGGTTGTTTACCAACGCAATACATTTCTCATGCAGACTTGAATGTTTTGTTAAACGCCTGTCAGAAAGGTCATTGTTCCAGCTCGTCGGATGCTTCAGGAATAGCTACCGCTACCGATGGAAACTGGGGTACAGCATTTAGAGCTAACGTTGTAAATGGCAAAGCTGAGCTTCATATCAAACTTGGGAATGATGCTCCTCTTCGGTTCGTAACGTTGCAGGGGAGTTTTGGTGGCCAGGCGACCTTGACCGTTGATCATGCCAATGACCATAAAACAGTGAAGGTCATGGACACAAAGGATGACTATCATAAAGAGACACTGCCCCTGAATAATGCCACTGCATCTGGAATTTCAATAACTTCAAACAAGGCTTTCTCCATTCAAGAGATAGGTGCTCTTGGTATTTTAGGATGTGTGGATCGTTTGATAGTAGACCTTGGTACAGTGGAGACTCTTGGATCTATAAGGGTTCGGTCCTGGCCTGGAACAGAGACATATTATTCAAGACTGTTGACATCGCTTGACATGAAGAACTGGCATAAAATTACCGACATCAACCCCAAAATTATTGACGCACAGTTGTTCAAGATAAATCCACCTGTTCGGGCCAGGTATGTTGCTGTTGAACACGACATTCACACTGAAGATTGGGTTAAATCCTTTGTCTGGGAGCTTGACGCTTTTGGGACTGACGGAAACTGGGGACCATCCCCTCCACCTAAACCGAATaccagatctcttcaccagatGTTTGGTGTCAATGGCATCTGGGGATGGGGGTCTAGAGGCCCTAGTGTGAATTTAAAGCCGGGTCAAGGCGCTTACCTGTACGATCAAGTGGCCTCTCACGCCAGGAACTATCACCAGCTCGGTTGGGATGTGAAGGAACCTGGCAACAGGGCTGGTTATGATCAAATGGCTCAAGGACATGGGACCAACGCCCAGCCTTGGGTCAACTGGGATACGGAGTACAATATTTGGGTCAAGGCTAATCTGTCCGTTGATGCTTCCATTCAGTTCAAGGCTGATAAGTACCCTCCAAATGTATGGAAAAACCCAAAACAAGACGCGTATCAGTTTGGCAAAGATTTTGCTGCCCATTTCGGACCTACGAAAGGCAATGGTCTCATCGCAGCAGCAGAAGTTGGAAATGAGCCTTGGGATTATCTCCATGATTTTTACGCTACGATTCTTGAAGGAATGGCGAAAGGTCTCAAAGATGGAGACCCAGGAATCACGGTCTTACCTGCTGCGTTTCAGGCGCATGACAAAACTGCCGAAACCCCTCCATGGCATGCGAACTACATCGGAACAAGGGTGACGGAGGCAATAGCTCCTTACATTGACGTCCTGAATGAACATGTGTACAGCTTTGTAAAGCTGCCAAATCGTACACGTATTATGTCTCATCCTGAGCATCCCTTGAGTGAGTTCAACAGCATGAAGAATATGATCCGATGGCGAGACGTGAACATGCCCAACACTCCAGTCTGGATCACCGAGTACGGTTGGGACTGCCCTGGGGCTGGAGAAACCTGTTCCTACTCCGAGTGTGTGTCTGAGCGGGCGGCATCAGTGTACGGCATCCGGGCTCTTTTGATTATGGCCAGACTGG GTATTGAGAGGGCGACATGGTTTTTCTATGCCAACCTGGATAAGGCGGAATGTAGTCCTTCAGCCCAGCACATCTTCTGCCGTAGCGGGCTCACAGGATCCAAAGAGGTCAGCTTTGCGAAGAAGAAAGTCTTTGACATCCACAAGTACTTCCTTGACTACGTTGGCAAAACCCATTTCCTGCATGTTGTTAGAGAGGACAGTGACGCTTATGTCTATCTCCTTGGTGACATGAAACATGGCTCTGGGACTCCCATGGCAACTCACGTGGTAGCTTGGCGACCTGTCAATGGTGACGACACTTCCTCTCAGTCTGTTTCCGTAAACCTTCGGGCTCAGCCCAAGTCGGCCAAATACATCAGCCCTGATGGTCTGATCACGGCCCCAACACCATCGTCCAGCGGTGGACgctgggtggtcagtctcaaGTCGGAACCTATTATAGTGGAGGTCAGCAGCTTTGCTGTAGGTGGAGAAGTCAGTCCTGTTGGGTAA
- the LOC137277072 gene encoding tryptophanase-like — MSFMEPFRIKMVEPLTSLTMEERIKILEHSGWNPFQVEGRHVTFDLATDSGTGALSQDQWAAMMQADEGYFYSRSFKKLEKCVKSLTGFQFMLPAHQGRAVEHLLFPILSKPGMTVFSNYLFPTTRGIADLVGLHAVDVPCQGSPDNSFNGNIDCERLKVELEKVGPEGAMVVLAVASTTPTGQPVSMANIQDLSKICSKFDVPLIMDGCRYAENAYFIKTRDKEYKNMTCKHIALKMFSYFDHVYVSAKKDGVYNTGGFLATNSEDVYNKVSGRMFYTEGFQTYGGLTGRDMEAMTIGLLEGIDDKFLQYRVESTRMFGDILKEAGVHVIDPIGCGIYLNGAKCLPHIPTCEYPAFALHCALYVSGGIRCAQLGDILKLDESNERENPKSQHILRIQIPRRVYTLSHMLHMRDIFKGIIEKRETISGMRVVDFTSSDYSAVLEPLNGKLFDE, encoded by the coding sequence ATGTCTTTCATGGAACCGTTCCGCATTAAGATGGTAGAGCCCCTCACATCACTCACTATGGAAGAGAGGATCAAAATATTGGAACACTCCGGTTGGAATCCCTTCCAAGTTGAAGGTCGTCATGTCACCTTTGATTTAGCCACTGATTCTGGTACCGGCGCCTTGAGTCAAGATCAGTGGGCAGCAATGATGCAGGCAGACGAGGGCTACTTTTACTCACGCAGCTTCAAGAAGCTAGAGAAGTGCGTGAAATCGTTAACAGGATTTCAGTTTATGCTTCCCGCTCACCAGGGAAGGGCTGTGGAGCATCTGTTATTTCCCATTTTGTCAAAGCCTGGAATGACAGTATTCAGTAACTATCTTTTCCCAACAACACGTGGAATTGCTGACCTTGTGGGTTTACACGCTGTTGATGTTCCATGTCAGGGAAGTCCAGATAACTCCTTCAACGGCAACATAGACTGTGAGAGGCTCAAGGTGGAACTGGAGAAAGTGGGTCCGGAAGGTGCAATGGTTGTTTTGGCCGTCGCCTCTACAACCCCAACGGGGCAACCAGTCTCAATGGCAAACATTCAAGACCTGTCCAAAATTTGTTCTAAATTTGATGTCCCATTGATCATGGATGGGTGTCGCTATGCAGAAAATGCTTACTTCATCAAAACACGTGACAAAGAATACAAGAACATGACCTGTAAACATATCGCTCTGAAGATGTTCTCCTATTTCGATCATGTCTATGTTTCAGCCAAGAAGGATGGAGTGTATAACACAGGAGGGTTTCTTGCCACAAACAGTGAGGATGTTTACAACAAAGTATCTGGCAGGATGTTTTACACCGAAGGATTCCAAACGTATGGTGGACTGACGGGGAGGGATATGGAGGCCATGACGATTGGTCTATTGGAGGGCATTGATGATAAGTTTCTACAGTACAGAGTTGAAAGCACCCGCATGTTTGGAGACATTCTTAAGGAGGCCGGCGTCCATGTTATCGACCCCATAGGATGTGGAATATACTTAAATGGGGCCAAATGTCTTCCACACATCCCAACTTGTGAGTATCCCGCCTTTGCTCTTCACTGTGccttgtatgtcagtggtggcaTCCGATGTGCCCAGCTGGGTGATATTTTGAAGCTTGACGAAAGCAATGAAAGGGAAAATCCGAAATCCCAACATATTCTCCGGATACAGATACCAAGACGTGTCTACACTCTAAGCCACATGCTGCATATGCGGGACATATTTAAGGGAATCATTGAAAAACGTGAGACAATCTCTGGCATGCGTGTGGTCGATTTTACTTCTTCTGATTATAGTGCAGTCCTGGAACCTCTCAACGGGAAATTATTTGACGAATGA